A segment of the Marinobacter arenosus genome:
TCAAGCGCACCCAGGACCGACCTCTGACCGCGGGACGGATCAAGGCCTGGGAGGCCGTCGCACTTTTTGCGGGCCTGTGCCTGGTGTCCTTTCTGATGGTGGTGCTGTTCACCAACACCCTGACCTTCTACCTGTCGTTTGGTGGCGCTGTGCTGGCGTTCATCTACCCCTTCATGAAGCGCTACACCCACTTGCCCCAATTGTTCCTGGGCGCGGCGTTTTCCTGGGCCATTCCCATGGCCTGGGCGGCCCAGGCCAACGAAGTCAGCCAGATCATGTGGCTGCTGTTTACCGCCAACGTGCTGTGGACGGTGGCGTACGACACTTTCTACGCCATGGTGGACCGGGACGACGATCTCAAAGTGGGCATCAAGTCGACTGCCATTCTGTTCGGGGATGCCGATCGCGCCATCATTGGGATCCTTCAAACCATGGTGGTTGTCATACTGCTCATGGTGGGCCTGCGCGCTGAACTGGGGGCTTTCTATTATCTGGGTCTGGCGGGCATGGCCGGCCTGTTCGTCTACCAGCAGTACCTGGCAAGGAACCGGTCCCGGGAGGGCTGCTTCAAGGCCTTCCTGAACAATAACTGGGCCGGTTTTGCCGTGTTCGCAGGGCTGGTCATCGATCTGATGATTGCCTGAACCTGTCATATACTTGTAATACTTGAGCGTTGTAATGAGTCAGCAACAAATCAAGGTCTGACACAGGTTTAGCTTATGTCTGGAAAAACCGTCCTGATCGTCGATGACGAGGCGCCCATCCGGGAAATGATTGCCGTGGCTCTCGAAATGGCGGATTACGACTACTTAGAGGCAGCGGATGCCCGGGAAGCCCATGCCCTGATTGTCGACAAACAACCGGATCTGGTCCTGCTGGACTGGATGCTGCCGGGAACCAGCGGTGTCGAACTGGCGCGTCGCCTGAAAAAAGAGGAATCGACCGCCGACATCCCCATCATCATGCTGACCGCCAAGGTCGAAGAGGACAACAAGATCCAGGGACTCGAAGTCGGTGCGGATGATTACATCACCAAGCCTTTCAGCCCGCGGGAACTGGTGGCCCGACTCAAGGCGGTCCTGCGCCGCGCCACGCCGCCGGGGGTCGACACCCCGATCGAAGTGGATGGGCTCACGCTGGACCCCATCGGCCACCGGGTCACCACAAACGATGGTGCGCTGAACATGGGACCAACGGAATACCGGTTGCTCCAGTTCTTCATGACGCACCAGGAACGGGTCTATACGCGTTCCCAGCTCCTGGATCAGGTCTGGGGTGGTAACGTTTACGTAGAAGAGCGTACCGTTGATGTCCACATTCGCCGGCTGCGCAAGGCGCTGGGTGACAGGTATGATCACCTGATCCAGACGGTTCGGGGAACGGGCTACCGATTCTCGACCAGGGCCGCCTGACCAGCCCCGGCCGCAGGGCATCAACTCGGCACATGACACAAGGCAGCGTTTGATGCAGCACAACTGGTCGCGGTACCTCCGCTATATCATGGGCGGCCTCATCGGCTCGACCATAGTCGGCCTGTATTTTGGTGAACCCGTCTACGGGCTCACCATCGGGCTGATCGTTTACCTCTGGTGGACCCTGGTCCAGGCCCGGCGCCTGTACCAATGGCTCGCCAACCCGAGCGCCTCCGAAGATGCGCCCCAAAGCGTTGGCCTGTGGGGCGACATTTTCGACAACCTCCACAAACTGCACCAGACCCACCTCAGGGTCCGGGACCGCCTCAGGGCCCAGATCAACCGGGTCCAGGAATCCACCAACGCCATGCGCGACGGGGTCATCATGACCGACCACCAGGGAGCGATGGAATGGTGGAACGGGTCGGCCGAGTACCTCCTGGGTTTCCGGCGAAACACCGACCAGGGCCAATACATACACAACCTGATTCGTGCCCCCGCCTTCAAAAGCTATTTCGATTCCCGGGACTACCGCGAACCACTGGAAATCCACTCACCGGCCAAGCCGCACATCCGCCTGCAGATCCAGATCAGCCTGTTCGGCGACGACGACCGGCTGATCGTCGCCAAGGACGTGACACGACTCTTCCAACTGGAGCAGATGCGCCGTGATTTTG
Coding sequences within it:
- the ubiA gene encoding 4-hydroxybenzoate octaprenyltransferase, producing MLLNAMPDHVQNRLADYARLLRIDRPIGSLLLLWPTYWALWLAGEGSPDIGNIIVFTLGVFFMRAAGCAINDFADRDWDRHVKRTQDRPLTAGRIKAWEAVALFAGLCLVSFLMVVLFTNTLTFYLSFGGAVLAFIYPFMKRYTHLPQLFLGAAFSWAIPMAWAAQANEVSQIMWLLFTANVLWTVAYDTFYAMVDRDDDLKVGIKSTAILFGDADRAIIGILQTMVVVILLMVGLRAELGAFYYLGLAGMAGLFVYQQYLARNRSREGCFKAFLNNNWAGFAVFAGLVIDLMIA
- the phoB gene encoding phosphate regulon transcriptional regulator PhoB — translated: MSGKTVLIVDDEAPIREMIAVALEMADYDYLEAADAREAHALIVDKQPDLVLLDWMLPGTSGVELARRLKKEESTADIPIIMLTAKVEEDNKIQGLEVGADDYITKPFSPRELVARLKAVLRRATPPGVDTPIEVDGLTLDPIGHRVTTNDGALNMGPTEYRLLQFFMTHQERVYTRSQLLDQVWGGNVYVEERTVDVHIRRLRKALGDRYDHLIQTVRGTGYRFSTRAA